Part of the Cellulomonas taurus genome, CGGCGTCTGATGGCCAAGCAGCTGGAGGTCGACCTGGTCGGCACCGACGGGACCATCTGGTCCGGTGCCGCCCGGTCGGTCAGCGCGCCCGCGTCGGACGGCGAGATCGGCATCCTGCCCGGTCACACCCCGGTGCTCTCCGTGCTCGCGCACGGCCGGGTCCGGGTGACCGTCGAGGGCGCCGCCTCGGGTTCCGATCTGTCGTGGGTCGTCGAGGGCGGCTTCCTGTCCGTCGACGACGACCAGGTCACGGTGGTGGTGGACGGGCTCGACGAGTCCGCCACCCCGGCCGCCTGATCCACCCGTGCACGGGGTCGGCTGGCTGCTCGCGCTGCTGGTGCTGGCCGCTCTCGTCGCGGTGGCCGGCGTGGCGCTGTCCCGCTGGCACACCCTGACCCGTCGGGTGGGTTCCTTCTCCTGTGCACTGCGCGCCGGGGGCCGTCAGGTCCCCGGCGTCGCGCATTACGGGGCGCGCAGCCTGTACTGGTTCAAGCTCCGCTCGCTGTCCTTCCGGGCCACCCGCACCTGGACCCGCTCCGGGCTGAGCGTGCTCGAACGCACGCCGGTGCACCCCGACCGCCCGGGGTCGCCGTTGATGGTGCGCTGCCGGGTCGCGGGCGGGCCGGTCGGTCTGGAGGAGCAGGTGGAGCTGGTGATGTCCCGCGAGGCCTACGCTGGTCTGACCTCCTGGCTGGAGGCCGGACCCTCCGCCCCGCACCTGGTGATCTGAGTAAGGAAGTCCATGCGTCTGCTCGTCGCCCGCTGTGCCGCCCGGTACAGCGGCCGCCTGAACGCCCACCTGCCGCTGGCCACCCGGCTGGTGGTGGTCAAGGCCGACGGTTCGGTGCTGCTGCACTCCGACGGCGGGTCGTACAAGCCGCTGAACTGGATGAGCCCGCCGTGCACGCTGCGGACCGCCCCCGCCGAGGGTGAGGCGGTGGAGCGCGGCGTCGAGCAGGTGTGGACGGTGCAGCACACCAAGAGCGACGACCGCCTGGTGATCGAGATCCACGAGGTGCTGCACGACTCCGAACACGACCTCGGTGTCGACCCGGGTCTGATCAAGGACGGGGTCGAAGCACACCTGCAGGAACTGATGGCCGCCCAGATCGAGGTGCTCGGCACCGGGCACACCCTGGTGCGCCGGGAGTACCCGACCGCCATCGGGCCGGTCGACATCCTGGCCAAGGACCCCGGCGGCGGCACGATCGCCGTCGAGATCAAGCGCCGCGGCGACATCGACGGCGTGGAGCAGCTCACCCGCTACCTCGAGCTGCTGAACCGGGACCCGCTGCTGGCCCCGGTGCGGGGCGTGTTCGCCGCACAGGAGATCAAGCCGCAGGCCCGGGTGCTGGCCACCGACCGGGGGATCAGCTGCCTGGTGCTGGACTACGACGCGATGCGCGGCGTCGACGACGTGGACTCCCGGTTGTTCTGACCTGCACACCCGTGACCTCCGGCCATGGCCCCGCGCCGACCGGTGGGGCCACAATGGCACGGTGAGCGAGCACACCCCGACAGTCCTGCGTGGCGAGGTCGTCACCCCCACCGAGGTCATCACCGACGGCGTCGTGGTGCTGACCGGCGACGTGATCGCCTGGGTCGGACCGGTGACGGCGCTGCCCAGCCAGTGGCGGGACGACCTGCCGGACGACCCGACGCCGGGCACCACGGTGCTGCCCGGCCTGATCGACATCCACGACCACGGCGGCGGCGGGGAATCGTTCCCGGACGCCACCAGCGTCGAGCAGGCCAGGACCGCCGCCCGCGAGCACCTGCGGCACGGCACCACCGGTCTGGTCGCGTCCCTGGTCACCGCGCCCCGGGACGTGCTGCTGGCCCGCGCGGCGCTGCTGGCGGACCTGGTCGACGGCGGTGACCTGATCGGCATCCACGCCGAGGGCCCGTTCCTGTCGGCGGACCGGTGCGGCGCGCAGAACCCCGGCGACATGCTCACCGGCGACCCGGAGCTGGTGGCCGAACTCTCGGCGGCCGCCCGTGGCCACCTGGTCACCATGACCATCGCCCCCGAGGTGCCCGGCGTCGCGGACGGTGGCCCCGGCCGCCCGGACGCGATCGCCGCCCTGGTCGCCGCCGGCACCGTGCCCTCCATCGGGCACACCGACGCGCACGCCCCCGTGGTGGAGGCCGCGATCGAACGCGGCCGCGCCCTGCTGGCCGGCGGTGCTCGGGCCGAGGCCGTCGGTGGCGGAGCGCAGCCCGGCCGCTCGCCGCGCCTGACCGCGACCCACCTGTTCAACGGCATGCGCCCCCTGCACCACCGCGACCCAGGACCGATCGCCGCCTGTCTGGCCGCGGCTGCCCGGGGCGATCTGGTGGTCGAGCTGATCGGTGACGGCACCCACCTGGATCCGCACACCGTCCGCAGCATCTTCGACCTGGTCGGGCCGGAGCAGATCATGCTGGTCACCGATGCGATGGCGGCTGCCGGGATGCCGGACGGTGACTATCGACTCGGGCCGATGGCGGTCCGGGTCGGCGGGGGAGTGGCCCGGCTGATCGAGGCCGACGGCAGCGCGGGGGCGATCGCCGGTGGCACCGCGCACCTGATCGACGTCGTGCGCGCCACCGTGGACGCCGGGGTCGGGCTGCTCGCCGCGGTCCGGTCCGCCGCCACCACCCCGGCGGCGGTGCTGGGCCGGGCGGACCTGGGAGCGCTGATCGCCGGTCGGCGGGGCGACGTCCTGGTCACCGACGCGGAGCTGGCGCCGGTCGCGGTGTACCGGGCCGGGGTGTTGGTCGAGGACTGACCCGGCAGCCTGACCCGCTCAGGCGTCGGCCGGCGAGGGAACGTCCCGGCCGTGGACGCACCGGTCCGCTGACTCGCGCCCGAGCACGATCAGTGCGGCACACCCCGTGGCGCCGGCGATGATCGCTGCCAGTAGCCACGTGGCCCGGGACGCCCCGAGCGTTGACTGCAGCCACGGCGCGGCCAGATACCCGAACGGGATGAGTCCGAACGATCCCACGTAGTCGAAAGACGAGACCCGGCCCAAGATGTCCGCGGGTACGCCGGTCTGCAGGGCGGTCGTCCACCAGATGCCGGCAAGGTCGAGAGCCGCGCCCGCGATCCCGGCTGTCACCATCAGGATGGGGAGAGAGGCGTTCGACGCCACTGCCGTCAGCGGCACCACGGTGACCGACTGGGCCAGGACGGACGCGACGGTGAGGTTCCTCGGCTTCCATCGCAACCCAGCGACGGACCCGAGCAGGTAGCCGACGGCCATCGTCGACCCCACGAGCCCCCATGAGCGGGACGTGCCACCGTTCGCCACGACAGTCGCCGGTGCGAGCACCCCGAAGCCCGCGGTCCACGCGAGCAGGGCGAGCGAGAATGCGGGGATGCACACCAGCAACCAGGTGCGTCGGCGGACTTCGCGCCAGCCTGCCGCGAGCTGCCGCCACGTCCCCGAACTCGTCGCTGCCGAACCGACGATCGGGACCGTCATCAGCACCAACGTCGAGATCAGTGCACTCGCCGAGTCGATGGCGATGACCCAACCCGAACCGGCCGCAGCGACG contains:
- a CDS encoding N-acetylglucosamine-6-phosphate deacetylase codes for the protein MSEHTPTVLRGEVVTPTEVITDGVVVLTGDVIAWVGPVTALPSQWRDDLPDDPTPGTTVLPGLIDIHDHGGGGESFPDATSVEQARTAAREHLRHGTTGLVASLVTAPRDVLLARAALLADLVDGGDLIGIHAEGPFLSADRCGAQNPGDMLTGDPELVAELSAAARGHLVTMTIAPEVPGVADGGPGRPDAIAALVAAGTVPSIGHTDAHAPVVEAAIERGRALLAGGARAEAVGGGAQPGRSPRLTATHLFNGMRPLHHRDPGPIAACLAAAARGDLVVELIGDGTHLDPHTVRSIFDLVGPEQIMLVTDAMAAAGMPDGDYRLGPMAVRVGGGVARLIEADGSAGAIAGGTAHLIDVVRATVDAGVGLLAAVRSAATTPAAVLGRADLGALIAGRRGDVLVTDAELAPVAVYRAGVLVED
- a CDS encoding F0F1 ATP synthase subunit epsilon, whose amino-acid sequence is MAKQLEVDLVGTDGTIWSGAARSVSAPASDGEIGILPGHTPVLSVLAHGRVRVTVEGAASGSDLSWVVEGGFLSVDDDQVTVVVDGLDESATPAA
- a CDS encoding MFS transporter, translating into MITDLRALAAHRAFMRFFAAQALVWWGSAGTTVALLFAMLGSDYGIGGAGTLLGARALPSVVFGLIGGVFADRYHRRTIMVICSAVGAAVQACVAAALLTDHATLVLLVCAVLVLGSAQALAASSIYATTPALVPADLIQPAQALMRVVRNASSVIGPAAGGLVVAAAGSGWVIAIDSASALISTLVLMTVPIVGSAATSSGTWRQLAAGWREVRRRTWLLVCIPAFSLALLAWTAGFGVLAPATVVANGGTSRSWGLVGSTMAVGYLLGSVAGLRWKPRNLTVASVLAQSVTVVPLTAVASNASLPILMVTAGIAGAALDLAGIWWTTALQTGVPADILGRVSSFDYVGSFGLIPFGYLAAPWLQSTLGASRATWLLAAIIAGATGCAALIVLGRESADRCVHGRDVPSPADA
- the nucS gene encoding endonuclease NucS, which translates into the protein MRLLVARCAARYSGRLNAHLPLATRLVVVKADGSVLLHSDGGSYKPLNWMSPPCTLRTAPAEGEAVERGVEQVWTVQHTKSDDRLVIEIHEVLHDSEHDLGVDPGLIKDGVEAHLQELMAAQIEVLGTGHTLVRREYPTAIGPVDILAKDPGGGTIAVEIKRRGDIDGVEQLTRYLELLNRDPLLAPVRGVFAAQEIKPQARVLATDRGISCLVLDYDAMRGVDDVDSRLF
- a CDS encoding DUF2550 family protein yields the protein MHGVGWLLALLVLAALVAVAGVALSRWHTLTRRVGSFSCALRAGGRQVPGVAHYGARSLYWFKLRSLSFRATRTWTRSGLSVLERTPVHPDRPGSPLMVRCRVAGGPVGLEEQVELVMSREAYAGLTSWLEAGPSAPHLVI